GCCCTTGAGGTCGAGCTTGCCTTGGGGGGCTTTTAAAGTGCCGGCCACATCGAGCCGGCCATTGATCTGCCCACGCAACTGCGGCCACAGTTGGGCCAGGCGTGCGAGCTTGATGTCGATCTGCCCGGCCAAGCGCTGTTGCAGGCTGCCACTGCCGTTGATGCGGTTGTCACCCAGGCGGATATCCAGGTTGGCCAGGGTCCATTGCTCACCCGCGCCTTCGGCCTTGGCCGCCAGCAGGGCGGGCTGGCCGCGTAAACGGCCCTTCAGATCAAGGTCAGCGTTGAGCTTGAGTTGATCGTTTTTCATTTCACCTTGGCTGCGCAGCGGCCCGGCGAGCGTGCCCGGTAGCTCCGCGACCCAGTACGCCGGGTTGATCGCCGACAGGTCAAGCGCCGTATCCCAGGCGATGCCATCGGCAAATTGCAGGTTCAGGTGGCCTTCGGCCTTGCCTTGGCCGGCAACCAGTTTCAGTTCCGGCAGGAACACTTGGGTCAGGTCGCCACTCAATGGCGTGACCAGGCTGAACTTGCCGGCCGGCCCATCGAGGTCGGCCTTGAGATTGCCCAGGTAGTTACCGTCCTTATAGGAGACTTCGCCGTTGAAGGTACGCAACACCACTTGCGGCTCGTCAATCAGCGGATAGAGGCGATGCCAGGGGAAGTCCAGCCAGTCGATTTTTGCATCCGCGCTGAAGCCTTGCTGCCAATCCAGCTGGGCACTGAGCTTGAGGCTCTGCTTGTCCCCGGCAGTCAGGTCAAGGCCAGCGATCTGCGCACCCTTGGCGTCGACCCGACCTTGCAGCAACAGGTCAACCGGGCCCTTTTCTGCGGGTAATACGGCCTTGCCCAGCAGTTGATAGCCATTGCCCAGGTCGCCCTTGGCCGTCAGGTCCAGTTGGTTGAGCTGCAAGGTGTCCGGCAAGTCGGCGGCGGGCTTGAAGCCATCGGCGGTGATCTGCAGTTGCGCCGGCAGGTTCTCGACCAGAGGTTGCAGTTCGCCCTTGAGCTTGGCGGGCAGGTAGCCCGTGCTGTCGGCGTCGAGCTTGAGGGTCTTGAGCAAATCACCCGTGACGTTCAGCGCCACGGCCCATGGCGCGCCACCCGGGGCGTAGGGCAGGCTCAGGTTACCGGTCGCCGTCAGCGGCCAGTCACCGGTGGGTTGCAACATACCGCTGAGGTCCAGCACCAGGCCTTCGCGCTGCAGGTGCACCGCGTCGATCTTCATCCCCTCGGCGGTCCAGTGCGCTGCCAGTTGCAGGCCCTGGAGTTCTTCGCTGCCGTTGAACAGCAGGCTGCCTACACGCACGTCGCCCAGTTCGATGGCCAGGGGCAGGTTCAAGTCTGGGAGGGTAATCGGGCCGCTGCTTTCTTCGGTGCTGGCCGGGAATTGCAGGCTGACCTGCTCCACGTCCAGTTGCCGGATGCACAACGTCATGCGCAGCAGGCACGCCGGCGACCAATCGAATTTCGGCGCCTTGAGCTCCACGCGGCTGCTGTCTTGTTGCCACAGTAGATGGTCGGCGCTCCATTGCCCGCCCAGGCGGCCCTGGAAATTGTCCACGCTCAACCCCGGCACTTGGCCAAGGGCCCAGCGACTGCCGACTTGCGTACCCAGTACGCTCCATACCGCCAGGGGCAACAAGGCGACGAGCGCCACTGCACTCAGACCCGCTATTTTCAAACCACGCTTCACAGCTCAGGCCCCATGGAAAAGTGCAAACGAATACCGCCCGGATCTTCCAGGGCATGGGCCAGGTCAAGGCGAATCGGGCCGACTGGCGACACCCAGCGCACGCCGACGCCAACCCCGGTTTTCAGGCTCGGCAATTCAAGGGTGTTAAAGGAGTTGCCTTGGTCGACAAAGGTCGCGATCCGCCATTTTTCGGCGATGGAATACTGATACTCGGCGCTCAAGGCCACCATATAGCGGCCACCGATACGGTCGCCCTTGTTGTTTTCCGGGGACAGCGTCTGGTACTCGTAGCCACGCACGCTCTGGTCGCCACCGGCAAAAAAGCGCAGGGACGGTGGCACCGACTTGTAGCCGTTGGTGGCGCTGCCGCCAAACTGCGCGCGGCCGAGGAAGCGGTGCTTGTCCCACACCGTGGTCAAGCCCTTGATCATCGCGGTGCCGTACAGCAAGTTGGTGTCCGAGCCCAGCCCTTCCTTGGCCACCTTGGTATCGAATTGCAGGCGATAGCCGTTATGGGGGTCGATGCGGTTGTCGCTGCGCAGGTAGGAATAGCTGATTCCCGGCATCAGCAAATTGCTCAAGCCAGAGTCATCCCCCAGGCGATATTCTTCGCGCTGCAACTTGAGCGAGATCACCCGTGTCCAGCCGCTGGGCAACTTGGTGTGCCATTCCGGGCCGAGGGTGAGCAGTTTGCTGAGGGTGTCGGTGTTGGCCAGTTCTTCGTTCTGGTAGCCGCCGGCAAAGCGCAGCTTGTCGGTCAATGGCGGGTCGAGGGGAATGTCGTACCACAGGCCGACGTTCTGCCGGGGCGCCGACAGTTCCGCCTCCCAGCCATAGCTATGCCCCTGGGGGTTGACCCAATGCCGCGTCCAGTTGGCCTTGCCGCGCGGGCCCACGTCGGTGGAAAAACCCAGGCCCAGGCCCATGGTCCGCGGTTTGCGGGTTTGCAGCTGGACCGCCACCGGGATCACATCATTGGCCGCTGCGGCCGGGGCCGCGTCCACCCGCACGCCCTCGAAATAACCGCTCGATTGCAGGGCCTGGTTCAGCTCGGCAATCAGTTCGGAATCGTAGGGAGCACCGCTCTTGAACGGCACCATGCGTTGCAACAGTTCTTCATCAAAGGGGGTATCGCCGGCAAAGTTGACCTTGCCGAGGGCGTAGCGCGGGCCGCTGTCGTAGACCAGCTCGATATCGGCCACGCCCGCCTGGGGATCGACAGACAGTTTCTGCTGGGTGAAACGGCCACTGAAATAGCCGAAGCGCGAGGCCTGATTCTGGATCAGGCGCTTGGCGTCTTCATAATGACCATGGTTGAGTACGGCGCCGGACTTGAGGTCTTGGCTGTCGGGCACACGAAAGGATTTGAGCTCTGCCGCCGGGCCATCCACCCGAATCGTGACATTACGCAAATGCACGGGCTCGCCAGGGTCGATGCTGAGGATCAGGCGCGGGTTCTTGCCGGCCTTTACCTCACTGGCAATCTGCGGCTGATAAAAGCCCAATGCCTGGGCGGCCTTGCGCGCCTGCTCCTCGGCACCGCGACTGAAGCGCAGCAAGGCCTCCTCATCACGCTCGCCAACCCCGCCGATATAGCCTTCGATATTGGCCTTCAGCGCATCGTTTGAAGGCTTGACCCGTACGTCCAATTCGCTTTGCGCCAAGGCGCCGCAGCTTGTGAACAGCAGAATCAAGCCGCTGGTAAATCTATTGGAAAACTTCATAGGCGCGGATGCTACACGAGCTGGGGAGCACCTTAGAACCGGGAATTGTCTGAATAATTCTGTGTTAAGGCGTTGCAGGTTGTAACACTTGGGGATTCGGGTGAAAAAACACATGCTCCAGGATAGGTCCTACAGCCACCTCGCCCACTTCTTCATAGCCCTGGCGCTTGTAGAACTCCAGGTAGAGCGGATTGCCGGTGTCCAGCACCACCCCTTGTGAATGCGGGTCTTCGGCACACCAGTTATGCACGGCTTCCAGCAGTTGTTCACCGTAATGCTTGCCCTGGAATTGCGGGTGAATCCCCAACAGCGGCAATACGTGTACCGCCTCGGACGGCAGGCACGCCAACACCGCCTGATGGTATTCGAGGTAACGCCGGGTACACCTCAAGCCAGTGCTCAACCACATGCGCAATTGCCAGGCCCAGCTTTCGGTGATGCCCAGACGCCGTTGCGGGGGAGCAATCAGCGCAATGCCGATCAGCCGGTCATTGACCAGCAGGCCGATCGCCGGCAGTTCCTGGAGAAAGTGCTGTTTGACCAGCTCACGCACGGTAGCCCTGACCCGCTGCTCATAACCGGAACGTTCAGCTTCAAACAGATAGGCGAAGGTCGGCTCATGGCGATAGGCGTGGTACAGCAACGAGCGCGCTTCGCGGGAATAGCCGCTATCGAGCAAGTGAACCTGGGCAATGGCAGTGGAAGTGTCGGGCATCAGTTATATCTCCCTGGGCGCAACTCAAAAGGTCACGCTCTTATTGTTACGAGCCCGGGGCAACTGAGTCGTTCCGTGCCATTGGCTCCTTGAGAGACATTAGCAGTGCATCTGTCCTACCGCCACGCTGGCCCCCGTCCGACTTGTCGGCTAGCATCGCCCTTTTGCCAGACTGGACTGCCGACCATGAAAATCGTCTCCTTCAATATCAACGGGCTGCGTGCCCGGCCTCACCAGTTGGCGGCCCTGATCGACAAACATCAACCGGACGTGATCGGCCTGCAGGAAACCAAGGTCCACGACGACCAGTTCCCGCTGGCTGAAGTCCAGGCCTTGGGGTATCACGTGTACTACCACGGGCAGAAAGGCCACTACGGTGTCGCCCTGCTCTCGCGCCAGGAGCCACTGGCCCTGCACAAGGGTTTTGCCAGCGACGATGAGGATGCCCAGCGCCGTTTTATCTGGGGCACCTTTGCCGATGAACACGGCAACCCGATCACCATCATGAACGGCTATTTCCCACAGGGCGAAAGCCGCGATCACCCCACCAAGTTCCCGGCCAAGCAGCGCTTCTACGAAGACCTGCAACAGTTGCTGGAAACCCAGTTCAGCAATGACCAGGCGTTGGTGGTGATGGGTGATGTGAACATTTCCCCTGAGGATTGCGATATCGGCATCGGTGCCGACAACGCCAAGCGCTGGCTGAAGACCGGCAAATGCAGCTTCCTGCCGGAAGAGCGCGAATGGATGGCGCGCCTGAAAAACTGGGGCCTGACCGACAGCTTCCGGCACCTGAACCCGGATGTGGCGGATCGCTTCAGTTGGTTCGATTACCGCAGCCGCGGCTTTGAAGATGAACCCAAGCGTGGCCTGCGCATCGACCTGATCATGGCCTCCAATGGCCTGTTGCCACGGGTCAAGGATGCGGGCGTGGACTACGAACTGCGCGGCCTGGAAAAGCCGTCGGACCATGCGCCGATCTGGCTGGAACTGAGCTGAGTTTTGCGGCAACACTGTCAAAAAATGTGGGAGCGGGCTTGCTCGCGAAAGCAGTGAATCAGTCGCTGGATGTGTTGAATGACACACCGTATTCGCGAGCAAGCCCGCTCCCACACAAGCCGCTCCCACATTGGGTTCAGTTGGCCCTCAGTCATATTCTGGCAACCTTACTGACTTAATCTGCCCGCACTTCCTTTGGCTTGAGAAGGTGGCGGCATGATGCTGCGCGTTCTGTACCTGCTGGTTCTCTGTAGCACGTTCCCTCTTGCGGCCCTGGCAACGCCCCTACCCTTTCCCGAACACGGTCCGGCATTGCGCATCCAGGGCTCCAACACCATTGGCGCGGCGCTGGGCCCGGCGCTGGTAAAGGGCTTGATGGAGCAACAGGGCCTGAAGACCGTACACAGTGAACCGACGAAACGCCCCAATGAGCAGCGCCTCGTCGGCACGAGCCCCCAAGGCAAACGGGTCCTGGTAGAAATCGCCGCCCACGGTTCCAGCACCGGCTTTGCCGCGCTGAAAAAGGCCGAGGCCGATCTGGCTGCCGCATCGCGCCCGATCAAGGACCGCGAGTTGGTGGATCTCGAACCCCTGGGCGACCTGAAAAGCCCCGGCGCCGAACAGGTGATCGCCATCGATGGCCTGGCGATCATCCTGCATCCACGCAACCCCTTGCAGACCTTGACGACCGAACAACTGGCGAGGATTTTCAGTGGCGAAGTCAGCACCTGGGAAGCCTTGGGCGGCGCCGGCGGGACGATACGGTTGTATGCCCGCGATGATCAATCCGGAACCTACGACACCTTCAAGGAGCTGGTGCTCAACCGTCGCGGCAAAACCCTCGACAGCGCGGCCAAACGCTTTGAGTCCAGCGAGCAACTGTCCGATGCGGTGAGCCACGACCCGCAGGGTATTGGCTTCATCGGCCTGCCTTATGTGCGCCAGGCCAAGGCCGTGGCCATCAGTGATGGTGATTCCCAAGCGATGTTGCCGGCGAACAGCCTGATCGCCACCGAGGACTACCCTCTGTCGCGGCGCTTGTTTTTCTACCTGCCGCCCGCTAACACCAATCCCTGGGCCGAGGCGCTGGTGGACTTTGCCCAGAGCGCCCAGGGCCAGGCCATCGTTGCCGCCAACGGGTTTATCGCCCAACAGGTCCAGGCCATCAGCGTGCAGCCACGGCCACCGATGCCGGACGCCTACCAGGCCATCGCTCGCGAGGCACAACGTCTGAGCGTGAATTTTCGCTTCGAAGAAGGCAGCGCCAGCCTGGACAACAAGGCACGCCAGGACCTGGCGCGGGTGGTGGCTTATATAAACAGCCACGACAAACGTAACAAACGGGTCACGCTAGTGGGGTTTGGTGACGCCAAGGATGACCCGCAGCGCGCTGCCCTGTTGTCGAAGTTGCGGGCGATGGCGGTGCGCCGGGAACTGGTCAAGAGTGGCGTGGTGTTACGCGACATCCGCGGCTTTGGCGCCGAGATGCCGGTGGCGACGAATACCGTGGATGAGGGCCGGATCAAGAATCGCCGGGTGGAGGTCTGGGTTTATTGAAGCCTGAAAACGGGTGGTTACTGGCCCAACGCTATCGCGGGCAAGCCCGCTCCTACACTGAATGTGGGAGCGGACTCGCCCGCGATAAGTCCGGCGTGGTGTTACTGACCACTGCGCATCAGCTCTTTAGGCACATATTTGCCAATCTCAAACTTGCCAATCGCCGCCCGATGCACTTCGTCCGGGCCGTCGGCCAGGCGCAGGGTGCGCTGCATGGCGTACATATAGGCCAGCGGGAAGTCATTGGATACCCCGGCACCGCCGTGGATCTGGATCGCCCGGTCAATTACCTTGAGCGCTACATTCGGTGCCACGACCTTGATCTGGGCGATTTCACTTTTCGCCACTTTGTTGCCGACCGTGTCCATCATGTACGCCGCTTTCAAGGTCAGCAGGCGTGCCATGTCGATTTCCATCCGCGAGTCGGCGATCTTGTCGATGTTGCCACCCAGGCGCGCCAGCGGCTTGCCAAACGCGGTGCGGCTGACCGAGCGTTTGCACATCAATTCCAGGGCGCGTTCAGCCATGCCAATGGAGCGCATGCAGTGGTGGATCCGGCCCGGGCCAAGGCGACCCTGGGCAATTTCAAAGCCACGGCCGTCACCCAGCAGCACGTTTTCGTACGGCACGCGCACGTTGTCGAACAGTACTTCGGCATGCCCATGGGGCGCGTCGTCGTAGCCGAACACCGGCAGCGGCCGGACGATTTTCACCCCAGGCGCATCCACCGGTACCAGGATCATCGAGTGTTGCTGGTGGCGCGGCGCATCCGGGTTGCTCAGGCCCATGAAGATCAGGATCTTGCAACGTGGGTCGCACGCGCCGGAGGTCCACCATTTCTTGCCGTTGATGACCCACTCGTCACCCTGGCGTTCAGCGCGGGCGGCCATATTGGTGGCGTCGGAGGACGCCACATCCGGTTCGGTCATGGCGAACGCCGAGCGGATCTCGCCGCGCAGCAGCGGCTCCAGCCAGCGCTGTTTCTGCTCTTCGTTGGCGTAGCGCACCAGCACTTCCATATTGCCGGTGTCGGGTGCCGAGCAGTTGAACGGCTCCGGGCCAAGCAGGGAGCGACCCATGATTTCTGCGAGCGGCGCGTATTCCAGGTTGGTCAGGCCGGCGCCCAGCTCGGACTCCGGCAGGAACAGATTCCACAAGCCTTCGGCCTTAGCCTTGGCCTTGAGCTCTTCCATGATGGCGGTGGGCTGCCAGCGATCACCTTCGCTGACCTGGCGCTCAAACACCGGTTCGGCTGGGTAAACGTAAGCATCCATAAACGCGGTGACGCGTTCACGCAGTTCCTGAACCTTGGGCGAATAGGCAAAATCCATGAGCAGCTCCCTTCTTTGAGAGGTTGTTTAGGTCATGCAATCGATGCTAGAACAGCGCTGATAATTTACCTAGCCTATTCTCGGCGTGTATTAACATTCATCACCGATATATGATCGGCGTATGAACACCTAACAAGAAGAGCGCAACGAAATGAATCTGAGCAAGGTCGACCTCAATCTTTTCATCGTCTTTGACGCGATCTACACCGAAGCCAACCTGACCCGCGCCGGGCAGATCGTCGGCATTACCCAGCCGGCGGTATCAAACGCCCTGGCGCGCCTGCGCGAGACCTTCAACGACCCGCTGTTCGTGCGGACCGCCCAGGGCATGGTGCCGACCCCCATGGCCCAGAACATCATTGGCCCCGTGCGCAACGCCCTGTCGCTGTTGCGGGTGTCGGTGCAAGAGAGCCGGATCTTCAACCCCTTGCAGGCCGCCAAGACCTACCGCATCAGCATGACCGACCTCACTGAAGCGGTGATCCTGCCGTCGCTGTTCCAGCGCCTGCGCCGCCTGGCGCCCACGGTGATCATCGAAAGTTTCCTGTCCAAGCGCCGTGAAACCACCAAGGAACTGGCCGCCGGCCGCCTGGATTTTGCGGTGGACGCGCCCCTGAACACCGACCCGCAAGTGCGCCACGTCAAGCTCATGGAAGACCGCTATGTGTGTGCCATGCGCAAGGGCCACCCGATGGCGGGCAAGGAAAAGTTCAGCCTGGATGACTACCTCTCGCTGACCCATATTCATATTTCCAGCCGACGCAATGGCCTGGGCCACGTCGACCTGGCTCTGGGCAAGATGGGGATCCAGCGCAAGATCGCCCTGCGTTCGCAGCATTACCTGATGGCCTCCCAGGTATTGCAGCAGACCGATATGGTGATGACCGTGCCCGAGCGCTTTGCCAGGCGTAACGACCTGCACTCGTTCTACCTGCCGGTCAATGATGTGCCGCCAGTGGAAACTCACCTGTACTGGCATGAAAGCACCGACCAGGACCCGGCCAACCGCTGGATGCGCGAGCAGATGATCGAACTGTGCCAGCAGGTCACGGCGCGTGAGAAGAAGTTGGATAACGCTTAGATGGCGATTCGCTTGACGTTTACGTCAAGCAGCCATTAGCGTAGCGCCAAGACCCTCCTTGAGCGCCACCATGAGCACGACCTACAGCATCTCCGACCTGGCCCGCGAGTTGGACATCACCACCCGGGCCATTCGCTTCTATGAAGAACAAGGCCTCCTGAGCCCCGAACGCCGAGGCCAGGAGCGTATCTATTCGCCCCGGGACAAAGTCAGCCTGAAGCTGATCCTGCGCGGCAAGCGCATCGGCTTTTCCCTGGCCGAATGCCGCGAGTTGATCGAACTCTACGACCCCACCAGCGGCAATCAAAAGCAATTGCACAGCATGCTGTCGAAGATCAGCGAACGCCGTGAACAGTTGGAACAACAGTTGCTGGACATCGAACAGATGAAGCTGGAACTGGACACCGCCGAAGAACGTTGCACCCAGGCCCTGGAACAGACGATCCAGAGCCAGGTCGGCCAACCCCAATAAAAAGGTAGATCCCATGTATCTCCCCTCTCATGTACGCCTGGTCGAAGTCGGCCCGCGCGACGGTCTGCAAAACGAAGCACAGCCCATCAGCGTGGCCGACAAGGTGCAACTGGTCGATGCCCTCAGTGCGGCAGGCCTGGGTTACATCGAAGTCGGCAGTTTTGTCTCGCCCAAGTGGGTGCCGCAGATGGCCGGCTCAGCCGAAGTGTTTGCACAGATCCAGCGCAAGCCGGGCGTGATCTACGGCGCGCTGGCGCCGAACCTGCGCGGGTTCGAGGACGCGCTGGCGGCCGGGGTCAAGGAGGTTGCGGTGTTTGCCGCGGCGTCGGAGGCGTTTTCCCAGCGCAATATCAATTGCTCCATCAGCGAGAGCCTGGAGCGCTTTGCGCCGATCATGGCGGCGGCGCAGCAACATGGCGTGAGTGTGCGCGGCTATGTGTCCTGCGTGCTGGGTTGCCCTTATGAAGGCCAAGTGGCGCCGGAACAAGTGGCCGCCGTGGCCCGAGAGCTGTATGCCATGGGCTGCTACGAGGTGTCTTTGGGCGACACCATCGGCACCGGCACCGCCGGCGCCACGCGCCGTATGTTTGAGGTGGTGGGCAAGGACGTGCCACGGGCAAAGCTCGCCGGGCATTTCCATGACACCTACGGGCAGGCCATCGCCAACCTGTATGCCAGCCTGCTGGAAGGTATCGCGGTGTTCGACAGCTCTATCGCCGGCCTCGGCGGCTGCCCCTACGCCAAGGGCGCCAGCGGTAACGTGGCCACTGA
The Pseudomonas hygromyciniae genome window above contains:
- a CDS encoding autotransporter assembly complex protein TamA, translated to MKFSNRFTSGLILLFTSCGALAQSELDVRVKPSNDALKANIEGYIGGVGERDEEALLRFSRGAEEQARKAAQALGFYQPQIASEVKAGKNPRLILSIDPGEPVHLRNVTIRVDGPAAELKSFRVPDSQDLKSGAVLNHGHYEDAKRLIQNQASRFGYFSGRFTQQKLSVDPQAGVADIELVYDSGPRYALGKVNFAGDTPFDEELLQRMVPFKSGAPYDSELIAELNQALQSSGYFEGVRVDAAPAAAANDVIPVAVQLQTRKPRTMGLGLGFSTDVGPRGKANWTRHWVNPQGHSYGWEAELSAPRQNVGLWYDIPLDPPLTDKLRFAGGYQNEELANTDTLSKLLTLGPEWHTKLPSGWTRVISLKLQREEYRLGDDSGLSNLLMPGISYSYLRSDNRIDPHNGYRLQFDTKVAKEGLGSDTNLLYGTAMIKGLTTVWDKHRFLGRAQFGGSATNGYKSVPPSLRFFAGGDQSVRGYEYQTLSPENNKGDRIGGRYMVALSAEYQYSIAEKWRIATFVDQGNSFNTLELPSLKTGVGVGVRWVSPVGPIRLDLAHALEDPGGIRLHFSMGPEL
- a CDS encoding GNAT family N-acetyltransferase; amino-acid sequence: MPDTSTAIAQVHLLDSGYSREARSLLYHAYRHEPTFAYLFEAERSGYEQRVRATVRELVKQHFLQELPAIGLLVNDRLIGIALIAPPQRRLGITESWAWQLRMWLSTGLRCTRRYLEYHQAVLACLPSEAVHVLPLLGIHPQFQGKHYGEQLLEAVHNWCAEDPHSQGVVLDTGNPLYLEFYKRQGYEEVGEVAVGPILEHVFFHPNPQVLQPATP
- the xthA gene encoding exodeoxyribonuclease III encodes the protein MKIVSFNINGLRARPHQLAALIDKHQPDVIGLQETKVHDDQFPLAEVQALGYHVYYHGQKGHYGVALLSRQEPLALHKGFASDDEDAQRRFIWGTFADEHGNPITIMNGYFPQGESRDHPTKFPAKQRFYEDLQQLLETQFSNDQALVVMGDVNISPEDCDIGIGADNAKRWLKTGKCSFLPEEREWMARLKNWGLTDSFRHLNPDVADRFSWFDYRSRGFEDEPKRGLRIDLIMASNGLLPRVKDAGVDYELRGLEKPSDHAPIWLELS
- a CDS encoding substrate-binding domain-containing protein; protein product: MMLRVLYLLVLCSTFPLAALATPLPFPEHGPALRIQGSNTIGAALGPALVKGLMEQQGLKTVHSEPTKRPNEQRLVGTSPQGKRVLVEIAAHGSSTGFAALKKAEADLAAASRPIKDRELVDLEPLGDLKSPGAEQVIAIDGLAIILHPRNPLQTLTTEQLARIFSGEVSTWEALGGAGGTIRLYARDDQSGTYDTFKELVLNRRGKTLDSAAKRFESSEQLSDAVSHDPQGIGFIGLPYVRQAKAVAISDGDSQAMLPANSLIATEDYPLSRRLFFYLPPANTNPWAEALVDFAQSAQGQAIVAANGFIAQQVQAISVQPRPPMPDAYQAIAREAQRLSVNFRFEEGSASLDNKARQDLARVVAYINSHDKRNKRVTLVGFGDAKDDPQRAALLSKLRAMAVRRELVKSGVVLRDIRGFGAEMPVATNTVDEGRIKNRRVEVWVY
- a CDS encoding acyl-CoA dehydrogenase; the encoded protein is MDFAYSPKVQELRERVTAFMDAYVYPAEPVFERQVSEGDRWQPTAIMEELKAKAKAEGLWNLFLPESELGAGLTNLEYAPLAEIMGRSLLGPEPFNCSAPDTGNMEVLVRYANEEQKQRWLEPLLRGEIRSAFAMTEPDVASSDATNMAARAERQGDEWVINGKKWWTSGACDPRCKILIFMGLSNPDAPRHQQHSMILVPVDAPGVKIVRPLPVFGYDDAPHGHAEVLFDNVRVPYENVLLGDGRGFEIAQGRLGPGRIHHCMRSIGMAERALELMCKRSVSRTAFGKPLARLGGNIDKIADSRMEIDMARLLTLKAAYMMDTVGNKVAKSEIAQIKVVAPNVALKVIDRAIQIHGGAGVSNDFPLAYMYAMQRTLRLADGPDEVHRAAIGKFEIGKYVPKELMRSGQ
- a CDS encoding LysR family transcriptional regulator; the encoded protein is MNLSKVDLNLFIVFDAIYTEANLTRAGQIVGITQPAVSNALARLRETFNDPLFVRTAQGMVPTPMAQNIIGPVRNALSLLRVSVQESRIFNPLQAAKTYRISMTDLTEAVILPSLFQRLRRLAPTVIIESFLSKRRETTKELAAGRLDFAVDAPLNTDPQVRHVKLMEDRYVCAMRKGHPMAGKEKFSLDDYLSLTHIHISSRRNGLGHVDLALGKMGIQRKIALRSQHYLMASQVLQQTDMVMTVPERFARRNDLHSFYLPVNDVPPVETHLYWHESTDQDPANRWMREQMIELCQQVTAREKKLDNA
- a CDS encoding MerR family transcriptional regulator encodes the protein MSTTYSISDLARELDITTRAIRFYEEQGLLSPERRGQERIYSPRDKVSLKLILRGKRIGFSLAECRELIELYDPTSGNQKQLHSMLSKISERREQLEQQLLDIEQMKLELDTAEERCTQALEQTIQSQVGQPQ
- a CDS encoding hydroxymethylglutaryl-CoA lyase translates to MYLPSHVRLVEVGPRDGLQNEAQPISVADKVQLVDALSAAGLGYIEVGSFVSPKWVPQMAGSAEVFAQIQRKPGVIYGALAPNLRGFEDALAAGVKEVAVFAAASEAFSQRNINCSISESLERFAPIMAAAQQHGVSVRGYVSCVLGCPYEGQVAPEQVAAVARELYAMGCYEVSLGDTIGTGTAGATRRMFEVVGKDVPRAKLAGHFHDTYGQAIANLYASLLEGIAVFDSSIAGLGGCPYAKGASGNVATEDVLYLLNGLGIETGIDMDKLVAAGQQICTVLGRATGSRVARARSAS